Proteins co-encoded in one Cherax quadricarinatus isolate ZL_2023a unplaced genomic scaffold, ASM3850222v1 Contig4728, whole genome shotgun sequence genomic window:
- the LOC128691225 gene encoding uncharacterized protein → RQLPRTPVKTSVETEEELQVLSVDKASGNSTFNVENISEVTDSEESSNHDIKNLLDQREANYIPTGKQIPRTPHLQEELHSSEDLESNSFVCHNALVLPTNNNLTENSNGSELKEEALGNETNHAVPLISREVLSLSSCSTEMSRQKYHSKEECSKIEASQYPDFQNDRLNAEVVEQIPVASSTLQNDLPEAKILKLLNETFSLSSPAVETCNFKISAEYDKMQTSNVTSEFYVGLGNSSDFSNETVKVENEFQQDRTFSVLESPTVSCVQSVSQISSEFVCYSKSLEATKKLVNYSLNESSPFELPEPKNKMIAITQRDGSTGKNDNSVISDLLKYTMSKDKGNEAAEKLSVSLNEDQSELKENVDASYLSHESSPYGACLLTPPVGFSDDDKTCSGMPKKLLSKTHGTDHHAQDECTHSYLDIPSDNTSVQPFVAQVLCDSLEHSFPKLSLGLDEYETENDESRVIHSAQSPVSPHNAANKNETFTQSETSEATLSEILQSWKDTEVNCDKNLGIFQLQSKIKKREHNMKDSQVREDSLIMDKDSTLVATANSVKEVEFNDSFDIFPIKKGKRIAKNVKETKISSLGMEGTSENATRDEEDLKCIKKRLGTLRKEGKIKSSNSLRKNTRNSQDEPASLLDETYLVKKDEVLNEKKIMENDRPVNKKDNQQILRKDKPKLIRDEVFLKDNKDEGLKITRNIHADSKENENNSRKLKSSENKTKQHNGSKRSKRSCKQDVTKSPEHTDISYHSPKFKTRPTRKTKKDSTKDILLNKDSNKYTNDNESESCERSLAKIIDLNENFKKPISARSITAKHTKNVCFTNTASTVEEEWGRIFDTKESKPKAVAGKNYLSELDVSDPDDGLNSFDEKGKNGRKEVDTHKKIHSDESMPVPVIDSNHKISSIMAPLNIGTESPDQGEESKYAEETGDKKSLSQISTVKVQNIINPAEQITMSNKDMKKRKAASKQLITTPSSILDDEVCADLQSLNLHSCETVRPQATGREYSKTQFAESSSTLSIKQKKKHVDSEQLPECSSTRPPNEIDSQFQALSLQPNDKSNTDSVLNDSSPPTNKMTKTKNIRERENKIGLCRNKSSISEKKVVQEIISTNHDPDTDEKINNKQRARRTQASTSGRNKQIKSLEKENVPHDSLNSRAGTAQDKDKKAKICRTKNVDENKKSISDESFLENSYGNSGPTRAPLSRRCKNKALTAISEIYKDSDDFS, encoded by the coding sequence GACGTCAGCTGCCAAGGACACCAGTAAAAACATCAGTGGAAACAGAAGAGGAGCTACAAGTTTTATCTGTTGACAAAGCAAGTGGAAATTCCACCTTTAATGTTGAAAATATTAGTGAGGTTACAGACTCTGAAGAATCGTCAAATCATGACATAAAAAATCTTTTAGACCAAAGAGAAGCAAATTACATTCCCACTGGAAAGCAGATACCAAGGACTCCACATTTGCAGGAGGAATTGCATTCAAGTGAAGACTTGGAAAGCAATTCTTTCGTCTGCCATAATGCATTAGTGCTACCAACAAATAATAATCTTACAGAAAACAGTAATGGAAGTGAGCTGAAAGAAGAGGCTTTAGGAAATGAAACAAACCATGCAGTCCCATTAATTTCTAGAGAAGTGCTATCACTTTCATCATGCAGCACTGAAATGTCAAGACAAAAATATCATTCAAAAGAAGAATGTTCCAAAATAGAAGCATCACAATATCCAGATTTTCAAAATGATCGGTTAAATGCTGAAGTTGTTGAGCAGATACCTGTTGCTTCCTCGACTCTTCAGAATGATTTACCTGAAGCTAAAATCCTCAAACTTTTAAATGaaactttttctctctcttccccagctGTTGAAACTTGTAATTTTAAAATTTCTGCAGAATATGACAAGATGCAAACATCTAATGTCACCTCAGAATTTTATGTGGGCCTTGGAAATTCAAGTGATTTTAGCAATGAAACAGTTAAGGTAGAAAATGAATTTCAACAAGATAGAACCTTCTCAGTCTTGGAATCCCCCACTGTATCTTGTGTGCAGTCTGTATCACAGATTTCATCAGAGTTTGTTTGCTATTCTAAATCTTTAGAAGCAACCAAGAAACTTGTTAATTATTCCTTAAATGAAAGCTCTCCCTTTGAACTTCCTGAACCTAAAAACAAAATGATTGCAATAACACAGAGAGATGGATCAACAGGGAAAAATGATAATTCAGTGATCTCTGATCTTTTAAAATACACCATGTCAAAAGATAAAGGAAATGAAGCTGCTGAAAAATTATCAGTTTCACTGAATGAAGATCAATCAGAACTCAAAGAAAATGTTGATGCAAGCTACTTAAGTCATGAAAGTAGTCCATATGGAGCCTGTCTTCTTACACCACCAGTTGGCTTCAGTGATGATGATAAAACTTGTTCAGGTATGCCAAAGAAACTGTTGAGCAAGACACATGGTACTGACCATCATGCGCAAGATGAATGTACCCATTCATATTTGGACATCCCTAGTGATAATACATCAGTACAGCCATTTGTGGCACAGGTACTTTGTGATTCTCTGGAGCACAGTTTTCCAAAATTATCATTAGGATTAGACGAATATGAGACAGAAAATGATGAATCTCGAGTAATTCATTCTGCACAAAGTCCTGTTTCTCCACATAATGCTGCAAATAAAAATGAAACTTTCACTCAAAGTGAAACTTCAGAAGCCACTCTGAGTGAAATATTGCAAAGTTGGAAAGATACTGAGGTTAACTGTGATAAGAATCTTGGTATTTTTCAACTGCAATCTAAAATTAAGAAGAGAGAACATAACATGAAAGATTCACAGGTCAGAGAAGATTCCTTGATTATGGATAAGGATTCTACTCTAGTAGCTACTGCTAATTCAGTTAAGGAAGTGGAATTTAATGACTCCTTTGATATTTTCCCTATAAAAAAAGGAAAGAGAATAGCTAAAAATGTTAAAGAAACTAAAATTTCCTCGTTGGGTATGGAAGGTACCTCAGAAAATGCCACAAGAGATGAAGAGGATTTGAAATGTATTAAAAAAAGACTGGGTACACTTCGGAAGGAAGGAAAAATAAAATCAAGTAATAGCTTGAGGAAGAACACACGAAATTCACAAGATGAGCCAGCAAGTCTCTTGGATGAAACTTACTTAGTAAAGAAAGATGAAGTTCTTAATGAGAAGAAAATTATGGAAAATGACAGACCTGTTAACAAGAAAGATAACCAGCAAATTCTGAGGAAAGACAAACCAAAGCTGATTAGAGATGAAGTATTCTTGAAGGATAACAAAGATGAAGGTTTAAAAATAACCAGAAATATTCATGCTGACtctaaagaaaatgaaaataatTCTAGAAAACTTAAATCTTCAGAAAATAAGACAAAACAGCATAATGGCAGTAAAAGAAGTAAAAGATCATGTAAACAAGATGTCACTAAGAGTCCTGAGCATACAGACATAAGCTATCATTCACCAAAATTTAAGACAAGACCAACAAGAAAAACTAAAAAAGACTCTACAAAAGATATACTGTTAAACAAAGATTCAAATAAATATACAAATGATAATGAATCTGAAAGTTGTGAGAGATCATTAGCCAAAATTATTGATCTCAATGAAAACTTTAAAAAACCAATTTCAGCTAGAAGCATTACAGCAAAACATACTAAAAACGTATGCTTTACCAACACAGCCTCTACTGTGGAGGAAGAATGGGGTAGGATCTTTGACACTAAGGAAAGTAAGCCAAAAGCTGTAGCAGGGAAAAATTATCTGTCAGAATTGGATGTTAGCGACCCTGACGACGGCTTAAATTCttttgatgaaaaaggaaaaaATGGCAGAAAAGAAGTAGATACTCACAAGAAAATTCACTCTGATGAAAGTATGCCTGTACCTGTTATTGACAGTAACCATAAAATATCTTCAATAATGGCACCATTAAATATAGGAACAGAAAGTCCAGATCAAGGTGAGGAAAGTAAATATGCAGAGGAGACTGGAGACAAAAAATCGTTAAGTCAGATTAGCACAGTTAAGGTGCAAAATATAATAAACCCTGCTGAACAGATTACTATGTCAAATAAAGACATGAAAAAGAGAAAAGCTGCTTCTAAACAGTTAATAACTACTCCCAGTTCCATTCTAGATGATGAAGTTTGTGCAGATCTTCAATCATTAAATTTGCATTCATGTGAAACAGTAAGACCACAAGCAACTGGAAGAGAGTATTCAAAAACTCAATTTGCTGAAAGTTCTAGCACGTTGAGCATTAAACAAAAAAAGAAGCATGTTGACTCGGAACAATTGCCTGAATGTTCAAGTACTCGACCACCAAATGAAATTGACTCGCAGTTCCAAGCATTATCACTTCAACCAAATGACAAATCAAATACAGATTCAGTTTTAAATGATTCTTCTCCTCCAACAAATAAAATGACtaaaacaaaaaatataagagAGAGGGAAAATAAAATAGGGTTATGCAGGAACAAATCCTCCATATCAGAGAAGAAAGTAGTTCAAGAGATCATCTCTACTAATCATGATCCAGATACAGATGAAAAAATCAACAATAAACAAAGGGCACGTAGAACACAGGCATCCACAAGTGGAAGAAATAAACAAATTAAAAGCTTGGAAAAGGAAAATGTACCTCATGACAGTTTAAATTCAAGAGCAGGTACCGCACAAGACAAAGATAAAAAGGCTAAAATATGTAGAACAAAAAATGTAGATGAGAATAAAAAGAGCATAAGTGACGAAAGTTTTCTAGAAAATTCTTATGGAAACTCTGGCCCCACAAGAGCTCCATTGAGTCGCAGATGTAAAAATAAGGCATTAACGGCTATTTCCGAGATCTATAAAGATTCGGATGATTTCTCATAA